A window of Rosa rugosa chromosome 7, drRosRugo1.1, whole genome shotgun sequence genomic DNA:
GACGGCCACCACATGTTCGATGAAAGTCCTGTGTACGTGTACCAATATGTTGCTGCTTCCCCTTTCTTTCTTCAACCATAGGTGATAGAAATTTGGGCGAGCTGTGAAGCTTTCACTTGTTTGCCAACCCCTCCCTTGTACACGAAAGCTAACATAACTCAGctcctttttgttttcttcctccACTTGGTATGCACCAACAGAGACGTCGAAACTTGAAGATGATGGCATTGGGTAGGGCTGTAGTTTCGTCTTGTTGACATCTGCGTAGTACCAACTTCCTCCTGTGGCCAGAGAGTCGGCAACTCACTTTGCTTTCACCTCCTATACGCAGGACACACCTCCATATAGACATCGAAAGACAAAGTGAGTATGGAATGATGCTACGGCTGTGAATGAGGGCCTGTGGTCAGAGAGTCCGCAGCTCACTTCGCTTTCACCGCCTATACGCAGGACGCACCGCCATATAGACATCGAAAGACAAAGTGAGTATGGAATGATACTGAGGCTGTGAATGAGGGTTTGATGTCGACTTTGTATCTTTCCTAGAAGCCGTTGATCATTGGCCGAGATTTGTGAGGATGAGAGTAGCAAATGACATGGTTGTTAAAGAGAGCAGAACATAGAAGAAATACATCTTTTCTTTTGTCTGCACCATGAATGAAAAGATCAGCAATTTCAGGTGATAACTAACGAATTGATCATATACCTGTGATTTATTAGGAGCTTCTTCTGCTACTGCAAGGTTGGCTTCTCTTAGAATCGAAGGCTGCAGCACAGCACCTCGGCTCTGATTGGATTTTGCTATGTGTTTCTACTGCTCTCTCGCTGCTACTGGCCTTGAGCTTTTgcctctctttttattttggattaaattatgtttagtccctgtactatgaattttttttcgtttcagtccctgacattctcaattaatctgaaaagtccctaacgtcaaaatttccgtctgattggtccctcccgcgtcaaattaggagttggccttaagtgaaatgtccaatatacccctatgttatttctttttcctttttaatttctttttctcttttttttttctttttcctttttaatttcttttttttccgttttaatttctttttttcctttttttcttttttcttttttctttttcctttttaatttcttttttgcttttttatttttcatttttcctttttaatttcttttttttccttttttcttttttctgtttcctttttaatgaccatcgtatcatgctgcatcagtagcgccacgtcggcgaaccaatccagatcgacccgaaaccccaattcttgttctccacgccggcggcccttttttttttttctttttcctttttaatttcttttttcattttcctttttttaatttcttttttcctttttcttttcttttttctttttcctttttaatgaccatcgtatcctgctgcatcggtagcgccacgtcgacgaaccaatccagattgacccgaaaccccaattattgttctccacgccggcggccatttttcttttccatcactattcttcttcttcacttctggttttggtcaacttggccatcaaaaaccatcatttcaaccagacccaaaatccaaatcaccattttgagcaagacccaaaaaccttagggtctgaaaaaatggtggttttcagtgaaaagtttccaaattgaggcttgatgtggagagagaaagtgagatttgagtgggagagagagaagtaggctgtgaaaacaagagggaagTGGTTTAGCGGCAAATTTTCGAGCTGATTagagggcggatcccaacagagggagatgacttcagagaaggtgaagaagtgatcaatcagctcctagcctcttgcttttgctcgatgtccatctctgcaccgccaagctaggtctttgctgggtttggtttcaatttggggagagaaacagatgggttgtggagtttgatcggaatgggattggtgggttgaggaaagagaaagtaggcaaaacgaaaagaaaaaaaaaggaaaaaaagaaattaaaaaggaacaagaaaaaaagaaaagcaaaaaagaaattaaaaaggaaaaaaagaaaaaaaggaaaaaaaattaaaaaggaacaagaaaaaaagaagaaaaagcaaaaaagaaattaaaaagaaaaaagaaaaaaagaaattaaaaaggaaaaaaaaaaaggagaaaaagaaataacataggggtatattagacatttcacctaaagccaactcctaatttaacGCAGGAGGGACTAATCAggcggaaattttgacgttagggacttttcagattaattgagaatgtcagagactgaaacgaaaaaaaggttatagtacagggactaaacataatttaatccttttatTTTACTGCTGCTCACTCCGTTTTGGTGTTCCTCGTTTGTTGCCTCTGAACATGCCTTTTTATAGGCAATAGTGGATTAGAGGATCAGCTGAAGATGACGATGGCTTTCaattcaagtttgaaatttgaataatCATAACAGCAACCAACTCCTATCTTTCCACGTTGAAAGCTTGCAATTTATTTGTTCATtggataaaaatttcaaatctaAACCACCTTGACTTGGCCTCCAACCAGTAAGAGATGAAGCTTATCCAAGACTTTAattttgaaacttgaaagctttGTAGAAAAGAGCACAACTCTACATCCACCCATGAATATCTTGGGAGctcttatttttatatttttttattttttttatctgtttGGACTAAGGGACTTGCAgggttgcattttttttttctttgtttctgcaTGGTGTTGCAATGAAGCAAGGCGTCTTCTTTTTCATATTGTAGTAAACAAACCCATCAGTAGTTAACTTGGATACTACCACATTCTTCTAGGCTTGcaacattatttttcttctcaaaatcttGTGCTTTTACTTGTCAAAGCACTCAGCAGAATTAAAGGAATAAAGACCCCATTTGAATGTGAACCTGTAAATTTTGGTCTCAACAATTGCCCCCTCAAGCGTCGTGCGTGGAATAGCTTTGCGCGTGCGAGGCTTGAcaacttttctttttcagtGAAGGCGAGTTGGTGCTTAAACAAAGTTGCATTAAGATTTCATTGCAACTCATGTGTTCTTTCCTTGTCGCCATTTGTAGTTTATACTCGTACAAGGAGTGGTATTTTGATCATAACTCATTGGTGGAGAGTGTGACTTTGAAGATTTTGTGGCTGGATCTAGAATTTGAGACTAGACTGCCTATGTACCCATTTAAGGGATCAAGCCTTACGTAGTTCCCATGAaggaaatatttttttttttttgcttgaacTACCCTTTGTGGGGTTTTTGTTCAACAGGCATATATAACTTTTATTTTCGCTCTAATTTTTGCTTGGACCACCCTTTCAGGTTTTCAAACCagcgagttttttttttttttttggaagcaCTTTCTGAGAGACAAATAAGGTCGCAGACAAATTTGGACTTTACTTTGCTAACGATGTCTCCACCTCAATTTTCTTGTTGTTGACCATTTCCTGGATTATGTTCATCAGAACGAAACAATCCTTTGTTGGATAACTTACAATTCGATGATACTAGTAATATTTGGGGTCGTTGGTCTTGCTGACTTCACTCTGTCGTTTTGGTTCAGGAAGCTTGATAGCTTGTGCTTTGTTGAGCTCACTGAAAATTTGTTCGACATCGTCATCATCGAAAGAGTATTtgacttcttttctttctttgagaGTGAGCTTTCTAgacctttcttttcctttgcatTTATTTGACTTGGTGTCAGTTTCGACAAAGGTTGCCAGTGACTCATCTGTATTGTCGACTCTGTGGTCTTTAAAGGATGCCCTCTGTGTCATAATCTTCTTACGGGCGACTTGTCTTTCGACATTGCTAGCTTTTGAGACTAGCGCTTCGAATGTTTGAGGTTCTGCGGTACGTGCTGACAAAAGTTGCTATATGTGGTAAGAGATTGTTTGAGCAAATTTGTACTGCAGAAAGCTCCGTTAATACCAACACTCACAAGTGCACAATCTAGAAGTACTTGGTAAGCCAATTTCTCCATGTGATGGAGAATAAAGCGTTATGTTGTCCAAGACTAGGTCAAAAGTGATTGGAGTGTGCTCATCACCTAtaagtaaaataaataaataaataaataaataaataaatagataaatccTAGTCTCTAAATGTGTCTGTTAACTCTttatattttagggtttttgttcatttacccaatcttgttaagtttttttaattctcccttacccaaaacactctaacgaagtcttctctaataccccattaagtttttttttttttttttttaagactattttaccctcacccctttgttactagagagagagagagagaaatcatagGAGACTTTGCCGGAGCCCAGTCACAGGCCGCCGGCCGCCGATCGTGGAATTCcagccaactttcgccggattccggtcatcggacttttctgaaaacctcaccaGAGGTcatcggagatctcataggtcgtcggaaaggtttattgcccccaatagacgtgacgtctattgcccccaatagaattttcagtcaccggaatgggaactaatcttctaaaaattagacaaataaaactttgattaaaaaaaaaaagaggagattacatcaattcaaaatgtctattgcctcccaatagacgtgacgtctattgcccccaatagaattttcagtcaccggaatgggaactaatcttctaaaaattagacaaataaaactttgattaaaaaaaaaaagaggagattacatcaattcaaaatgtctattgcctcccaatagaacaattgtttttttattttttttctttctttctagccTTCTGccctcattttcttttttttttctttttttgttacaaaaagataaatttgtAACAATATTCAACCAAAACGTTGACTAAAGCCCCCATTTTCTCTCTGTCAATAGTCCAAAACGTCCAAAACAATATCCAACGAAAAGCTAAGGTTTgccatcgaaaaaaaaaaaaaaaaaaaaagctgaggTTTGCTTTTCATCTTTGTTTGCATGTAAATTCCAATAATCCTACCATTGCCCTCAAAATTGCAGCCAAGCACAATCAACCCGAAATAGTCAGCAAACcccaaaatttcaatttcttcaaTCTCGACTAAAACTCGAATTCATGTATATCATCATGTGCAAATCGATAAATAGAGCAACTATTATACTTGAATTGAAACTAAACGTAGCCGGAAATTACCCAGAAACTGCCGAAAAATCATTGCAGCCTTTGAGCTTCATTCCTACGTCGTGGGTCGTTGTTTGAACAAAAGAAGAGCACAGGGAGGTCCACGACGTCAAGAGGAAGCTTCGGCTACTAGTGAAACGCGGGGAAAAGGCAGGATTCAGAAAAGTCATCACCTTCTGTCCTTCGATTCTCCATCACCGTAGCTTTTCATGGAAAACCAATACCACAGAGACGTCGACGACGTCGAGCCGGTTCCAATGCCGGTGGTCCGCCGCCGCTCCGTGGCCGGATTTGCGAGAACCGGCCGAGTCTTTCATCGCTCCAAAACTGGTCTCGGCCTTCCCCTCGCCGTGAGAAGGCAATAGACCCTGGCCTCCTCCATTCCGGCTTCTCGAGGACTACGGCGACGGagggatgtgtgtgtgtgtgtgtgtgtgtgtgtgtgagagagagagagagagagagagagagtggcatgatgtaatttcttgaataagttaagggcaaaatggtcatttactATTAAATTGGGTAGGTgtgaacaaaaatctgttgctgagGTGAGTAAGATAATTTTaacttattttggtgctttgagtCAATAACCCTATTCAGGGCCGGCCCTGGGACTAGGCGAAGCAGGCCCAGGCCTAGGgcctcaaaaaaaaatatttatgttGGCctgcaattaaaaaaaaaaaggataaagaAACAGAAGACGCTTGAGAGTTAGAGGCCACCCTTCAAGCCAATCAATTATCCTTCAACCCCACGTGTTGGTCACCTGTAATGCTAAGCTTTGAAGAGGGTGATGACACATGGCTCTTATGAGATCGTCTATAACAAACTCACaaatttttctctcttattttcaagttttattttgtctttTCCCAACCTTGTTTCTTCTGTCTGTGCTTGATctactttatttttctttctttatttttctttctttctgttcttcttttcttaattaCAATACCCAAAATCTCATGCTTCTATCACCCGCCCCTGTGCGCTCTTCTTAAGTAGAGGACCTGAGTCTGTGTATGAATCTGAGTATTACATACCATATCAACGACATCAATTACCACAACATCAAAATGGAATCACAAAATGAGCACAATCACCATTGCTTCTTCCCCAAAACTCtatgaaaatttcagaaaatcaaGAGCTCCCATCAAACCCGTCGAAACCCACTTAAGAGTATTGTTGAGGGTGCTGAGTGAATTGTGTTTCTTTTGGGTTTGATAGCATGGTATCAGAGTCTCCATGGCTCACAGCCTCACACTGATACATGATCATCTACCCGTCGGCGCTgcttcttcgattagttttggGCGATATCCAGTTCAAGGGAGCTCCTTGATTTGTATGATTAATTTTAGTTGACTATATCATCTTTATCTGGGCTTGTTCTTCATCCCTCGACTTTTGGGATCTGCATTTTGGATTGAGCTTTTTCTGGGTCAATCAAGATGTTTTCAATGAAGAGGAATCGGAAAGTGACCACTACGAAGGAAagagaaagacaaaagaaagatGGGCAATGAAAGGGAAAAACAAAGCATGAGTTAGTTTTAGACCTTTAGATTCCAACACCCTGAAATTTctgcaaaaccaaaatgaagaGCTGCACTTGTCCATGGAAACACtcacccaaaaccaaaatcaaatttcaGCTCAGCTTGCTGCTCTCCAAAACACCGTATTAGCAGCACTCCTCCAAAACCGCCAACCGCCGTCGTCCACCACCCACATCACCACATCTTCATCCCACATCTTTAGGGATTCAATTGTTGAATTTGGggcctcaaattttttttcgccttgagcctccaaactcacagggccggccctgaccCTATTTTTTATCAGTAAAAAAAAGATAAACTAAAATTCAGAGGATGAGATATCAATAGCAGGTCAGCAACATCACACATAATGAGCATACTGTAGTTGGGGGATCGTTTAAGCGATGCAACATCGTAATCAGAGAAAAGGTCGTATTTTATAAAATGGGAGGGCAAAGACATGGCTGCAGAGACTCGACTAGGAAGCGAATCACATTAGAGGTGTAGGGCAGGGTGACAAAAGCTAGCTTAACAATCACAAACCAAATCGTGCCACATGGCAATGATTAACAAGGTTTTAGCTATATGTTGTTGGGCTTAGTCGTCTTCCCAGCATGTACAAATGACACCAAGCCACTTAAACATGGCGTCTTTGTACATGTTTGTACATGGGATTGCTCATACTTAATTGGGCTTTACAAGATCGAGTCGCTGCCCCAAATGCCTTGTTTAATTGTACTTGCTTATTATTCTTGTTATGTGCTATATGTTCACACAAGGGTTTCCTATTATATTAAAACAGATGAATGAGGCAGAACGTACCCTAAATATTATAATGTGGCTGTCTCTTATAGAATTAGTTTATACTCTAGGAATTTTCAAGGAGATGGAGCATCTTGTTTCTTTCTCCTCTCCATTGATCCCACTTTGTGAGCCAATGACATCGACTCTCGCTAGAGTCTGATTGGAGCAACAACAATAAAAAAGATTTCTTGTGCATAAAATAAAACAAGACTGAAAGTGACTTGGCAGAAACAGCTCTGATATTAACTTTCTGTTTTCCTCAATTCAACAAAACAGTGAAAATTGGTACACAACTGCTTCTTTGTAGTTTGTATGAGACGCCGAATAGAACAAGTCAGCATTGTTTTTAACGCCCACATTTGGCATCCTCTCGGCAAAGCCGGCTTTCACATTCCCTTCCTCTTAACAACGTACACCCAGGCCACACCAAACCTTCACCTTCACTTTCTCCGTTTCCTGAAACAAATAGAGAGTTGAGATTTCAATTTTCAAGCAATACATAAAAAGTGATTGACACCAAGAGTGATCGACATCAATATGGACCGGCTCATAAGCTTGGAGCCATCAAATTTCGTTGCAATACGGATCGAACCAGGTCAGAAATGTTACGGCCTACTCACTTTGCGCAACGTCATGTACACCATGCCTGTGGCCTTCAGGCTTCAAGCCCTGGTCAAGAATCGCTACACGGTGAGGCCTCAATCCGGGATCATATCTCCGCTCGAGAAGCTAACCATTGAGATCGTATATCACCTTCCACCGGGATCGGGCCTCCCGGACTCGTTCCCTTATTGCCATGACTCCTTCCTTTTGCATAGCGTGGTCGTGCCCGGAGCAGCCATCAAAAACTCTTCATCGACTTTCGATGCGGTCCCCAGTGACTGGTTCACAACAAAGAAGAAGCAAGTGTTCATAGACAGCGGTGTGAAGATTATGTTCATTGGTTCACCTGTTTTGGCACAACTTGTGTCCGATGGTTTGATGGACGATATCAGAGAAGTGCTCGAGAAGAGCGACCCTTCATGGAAAGCAGCCGACTCTGTGGATTCGGATGGTCAATCTTTACTTCACTTGGCTATTGCTCAAGGCCGACCCGACCTCGCCCAGCTGCTTCTCGAATTCGAGCCAGACGTGGAGGCTCAGAGCCGTTCGGGGTCGAGCCCACTTGAGGCCGCGGCTGCTTCGGGTGAGGCTTTGATAGTCGAGCTTCTGTTGGCTCGTCGTGCAAGCACTGAAAGATCAGAGTCCTCCACTTGGGGACCTATCCACCTGGCAGCCGGAGCTGGCCACGTCGAAGTTCTGAGGCTTCTTATAATTAAGGGGGCTAATGTTGATGCTCAAACAAAAGACGGAAACACCGCCTTACACCTAGCAGTGGAAGAGCGCAGAAGGGACTGTGCGAGGCTTTTGCTAGCGAGTGGTGCTAAGGCCGAAGTTCGTAATAGCAAGGAGGGTGACACCCCGCTGCACATAGCCGCAGGGTTGGGAGATGAGTACATGGTCAAGCTGTTGCTGCAAAAGGGTACTGCCAATAAAGATATCAGAAACTACGCCGGTCGAACGGCTTATGATGTTGCCGCAGAGAATGGTCACACCAAGCTCTTTGACTCCCTTCGGCTCGGAGATAGCTTGTGTATAGCGGCCAGGAAAGGAGAGGTGAGAACAATTCTGAGGGTGCTGGAGACAGGGGCCGCGATCAACGGAAGAGACCAACATGGGTGGACTGCTCTGCATAGGGCGTGCTTTAAAGGCAAAGTTGACGCCGTGCGAGCGCTGCTGGAGAAGGGTGTGGATGTGGGTGCTAAAGATGAGGACGGATACACGGCATTGCACTGCGCAGCGGAATCGGGGCATGCGGATGTGATAGATATGTTGGTGAAGAAAGGAGCTGATGCTGAAGCCAGGACTAATAAGGGTGTGACTGCGCTGCAGATTGCCGAGTCTTTGCACTATGCTGGGATTACAAGGATTCTTATGACACATGGAGGTGGTGCAATAAAAGATCAGAACATGGCACAGATTCTGTCTCACGCTTCAGTTCATTCGTTTGGGA
This region includes:
- the LOC133721840 gene encoding protein VAPYRIN-like produces the protein MDRLISLEPSNFVAIRIEPGQKCYGLLTLRNVMYTMPVAFRLQALVKNRYTVRPQSGIISPLEKLTIEIVYHLPPGSGLPDSFPYCHDSFLLHSVVVPGAAIKNSSSTFDAVPSDWFTTKKKQVFIDSGVKIMFIGSPVLAQLVSDGLMDDIREVLEKSDPSWKAADSVDSDGQSLLHLAIAQGRPDLAQLLLEFEPDVEAQSRSGSSPLEAAAASGEALIVELLLARRASTERSESSTWGPIHLAAGAGHVEVLRLLIIKGANVDAQTKDGNTALHLAVEERRRDCARLLLASGAKAEVRNSKEGDTPLHIAAGLGDEYMVKLLLQKGTANKDIRNYAGRTAYDVAAENGHTKLFDSLRLGDSLCIAARKGEVRTILRVLETGAAINGRDQHGWTALHRACFKGKVDAVRALLEKGVDVGAKDEDGYTALHCAAESGHADVIDMLVKKGADAEARTNKGVTALQIAESLHYAGITRILMTHGGGAIKDQNMAQILSHASVHSFGKKSMGVEEEMIKGGMMVRKKSTRARALRGSFDRSVPLAVL